The Candidatus Zymogenaceae bacterium DNA segment GTTTTTGGCTAATCCATCTTAACAGGAAGACCGTGACTCGTCTTCTATTTACTCGTCACCTGTCAACACTTTTAGTGACTAGGGCATTTTATTATCCGGTCAAGCGTTTTTTCCCTGAAACTCCTGGAGAATACTGTCCAGTATCAAAACAAAAAACATATTGATGATAACGCCCTTTTTTAAATCCAAACATTTTCTCCTTGTACATTATCACATCATTGTCAGGTATTTTCAATTCTTGCTTGACATTTCGGTTTTTTCTGATATATTAGACATATTATGCAAAATGTCTAATTATATAAGTATTGCCAATGAAACAAGAAACGAAAGACAGAATCCTCGATGTGGCGCTGCAGCTCTGTCAGAAACAGAGTTTCTGGGCGTTGAAAATCGATGATATCGTCAGGCACAGCCACATTTCCCGGGCCACGTTTTATAACTATTTCAAGAGCAAGGACGATCTCATCTTCACCCTGTTTGAAAACGAGCTCGATAAAATACAACAGGATATTATGTCCGCCGTCAATCTCAAAGACGATATCCGGGAAAGCCTCAAGAACTATCTTTTGCATAGCCTCCTCTCCATGATGGAGTTCGCACAGACACTCAACATACACCTTGAGGAAATCCAGGTTCTGCCGTCGATTCCCAAGAAAAAGATGGATGCAAAAAAGGAAAAAGACATTCGTATCGTCAAGGATATCCTGAAACGGGGGGTCGATTCCGGCGATTTCTTCATTGACGACCTCGACCTGACATCCCACATGACATGGATCATCATGACCGAAATCGGCAGGACCGCCATCGTCGAAAACAGGGACGCCGAACAGGTTGAGACGGATATCAACACGTTTTTAAGTGTACTATTTTACGGCATTACCGGTGCCTCCAAAGAACAACAGAAACGGAAGCACTATCATTCACAGACTGATTCACGGGAAGCGCATCTCTCATATGATTCCGGCACAGACTAACAGACACACATCGACCGGGCGAGCGCAAACGACCAAGGAGCTATCAGGATGAATTTGAACTACTACGAAATCAAGAACTCAGTAACCGGCATGATAAAGAAAATACTGTCGCTGATCAAGGAACACAAAATCGCGGCAATCGTGCTGCTTCTGGTGTGCGTCTTCTTCGTTGCTCGAGTACACGGATATCTCAATCAGGAAGAGGTCCTGTCACTGGAGAAAATATACGAACGGGACGGGTATCCTGTGGAGACGGTCACCGTCAGCCCCGGCACCCTGGAAGTCTGGAAGGAGTTTTCCGGCACGATCCGGGGTGAACGTCAGTCGGAGTTGACCTCCAGCCTTACCACCCGGGTCCTGGAGGTGCATGTCACCGAGGGCGACGAGGTAAGCGAGGGCGATCTCCTCATCACCCTGGATCCGGACGACGCAGCGTACAGCGCGGCAATGGGGGGGTATCGCCAGACCAAGGAACAGTACAACCAGGCCTACCGGGATTACATGCGGGTCAAGGAGTTGTACGAGGCGGGCGCCGTCTCCAAACAGGAGTACGAGGCGGCCAGGACCACCTTCGAGGTCTATCGGGCCACCTATGACGCCGCCAGTGAGCTGGTGAAGATCACCTCACCCATGGACGGCACCGTCACCGAAATCACCGTCAGCGAGGGAGACCCGGTCTCTCCGGGGGATATCCTTGCCACAGTGGCAATCATCGATACGGTGCGTATTGAATCATACACCAGCGCCGAAAAAACCCGCCTGATTGAGCCCGGCCTACCGGCCCGGATCGTGGTGGATATGCCCGATGGGGAAAAGACGGTGGAGGGGACCGTGGAGTCGGTGTCGCTTTCGGCCAACCGGGATACCGGGCTGTTCGAAATAAAGGTGGTGATGAACAACAAAGAGGGGCTCCTCAAGCCCGGAGTCGTCACGAGGTTTGACATCCTCATCTTCACCGCCGACGACGCCCTGACCGTTCCCTGGGACGCGGTCATATCAGCGAGCGACGACCGATACGTCTACACCGTGATCACGGATCACAACAGTGACGGTAATGAAAATCCATCACTCCCCACGGCCCACCTGCAGCCGATCATACTGGGCTGGGAGACGGAAGAGCTCGTCCAGGTGCAGGACGGCCTCGAGAAGGGGGACATGGTGGTCAAACGGGGCCAGAATAAACTGGTCGACGGATCTCCCCTGAACCTGCTGGACGGGGAGAGCTGATATGAAAATCGTTGAGGTATCCGTCAGACGCCCGGTTCTCACGGTGATGTTGATTCTCGTCTTTGTCATCATCGGCCTCTATTCATACCGACGGCTCACCATCGACCTCTTTCCCAAGGTCGACCTGCCGATGATCACCATCACCACCAAATACCCCGGCGCCGGCCCCAGCGAAGTGGAGAGCCAGGTCACCGAGAAGATTGAGGACGAGCTCAGCACCGTCAGCAATGTGAAGACCATCGACTCGGTCTCCATGGAGAGCGTCTCGGTGATATACGTCGAATTCGAGCTCGGCGCGGATATCGACATCATGTCCATCGAGGTCAAGGACAAGGTGGACGCCATCCTCTCGGACCTGCCCGATGACGTGGAGGCCCCGTCCATCGTCAAATTCGATATAAACGCTCTTCCAATCATGAATCTGAGCGTTTCCGGCCCCGATACCCTGGACAATATCTACAATTTCGCCGACAACGAGCTTCGGGATCGCCTCAACCGTATCGACGGCATGGCGTCCGTGGAGATCGTGGGGGGTCTCGTCCGGGAAATCCAGGTGGATGTCTCCACCGAGGCCCTGAATCGCTACGGCCTGACCATCACGGACCTGGTGGGTCTCATCGAGGTTGAAAACAAGGATGTGCCCTTGGGGAAACTCACCGCCGGAGACGAGGAATACACCCTTCGGCTCATGGGGGAATTCGACTCGGTGGATGACCTGGCGGAGGCCACCTTCGCCATGCCCAGCGGCGCCACGGTGCGGCTGTCCGACTTCGCCGTCGTGACCGACGGATTCGCCGAGCGTGAGGACTCCGCCACATTCCAGGGACAGCCCAGCGTTGGGGTCATCCTCAACAAGCGCTCGGACGCCAACACCGTGAAGGTGGCCCTGGAGGTGTTCGACGTCATCGATGAACTGCGCCCGATGCTCCCCCCGGGGTACGACATCGGCATCGCAATGGACCTCTCCGAATTCATCATGAAGTCGGTGAGAGACGTCTTGATTAACATCGTGTTGGGGATTATCATCACGTCACTTTTCCTGTATGTGTTCCTCCACGACATCAGAAGCACCCTCATCGCGTCCCTGGCCATGCCCACGTCCATCATCTCGACGTTCATTCTGATGTTCTTCGCCGACTTCACCCTCAACGTCATCAGCCTCATGGCCCTGGGCATTTCCATCGGGATTTTGGCGACGAACTCCATCATCGTGCTGGAAAACATCTCCCGCTATATCGAAGAGGGGCACCCCCCCGAAGAGGCGGCGGTGAAGGGGACCTCCGAGATCGCCATCGCGGTCATCGCCTCGACCCTCACAAACGTCATGGTCTTCACCCCCATCGCCTACATGAGCGGGATCGTCGGGCAGTTCTTCAAGCAGTTCGGCCTGACGGTGGTGTTCGCCACAATCTTTTCGCTCCTCGTCTCCTTCACCATGGCCCCCATGCTGGCGACGAAGTTTTTAAAGCCGTCAAATGATAATGATACGGACGGCCGCAGGCAGAAGGAAAGCCGTCATTTCCTGGCGATTCGTCGGTGGCAACGGCGGTTCTTCGCCCTGTGGGATGAACGATTCAAAAAACTGTCATCCGACTATCGAAGCGCCGTGGCGTGGTGTCTGGATCATCGCCCCCACACGATCGGCACGGTCATTGTGATATTCTTCTTCTCCCTGTTTCTCCTCTCGCTGGTTGGGGGCGAGTTCACCCCCTACAGCGACGAGGGATACGTCAGTATCCAGGTGACCATGCCGTCGGGAACGCCCATCGAGCAAACCGAGGACATCCTGACCGACATCGAGGCCATTGTCCTGACCCACGAGGAGGTCGAGACCGTCTTCATAACGGTGGGGGAGGGAAACTCCGGTGTCAACGAAGGTGAGATCATCATCGGTCTGGTGGATCTCTCGAAAAGGCGGATATTGACCACCGATTTCATCAACATGATACGCCCGGAGCTGGCGGTCATCCCCGAGGCGGAGATAGCCGTCTACGAGAAATCTCAGGGCCGCAGCGCCGAGGCCGGTATGACCATCGAGGTGACGGGCACCGAGATGGATACCCTCTCAACCCTTGCGGGAGAGGTGGAATCGATCGTCGACGCCATCCCCGGGCTGGTGGACGTGGACACCTCACAGGAGGACCCGCAGCCGGAGATCCGCTTCATCCCGGATCGCGATATCATCTCCGATTACGGCATTACCACAGCGAACATCTATTCGGTTCTGAGGGCGTCGTACGAGGGGGAGGTCGCCTCGGTCTATCGGGAGGGCGGCGAGGAATACGACATCCTGGTACGCCTGAGCGAAGCGGACAGGAAAGATCAGGACCTGTTTGAAAACCTGCTGATCCAGACTCCCCGTGGCCTGGCCCCCCTCACCCAGTTCGGCAGGGTTGAGCACACACTGGGAGAATCGGAGATACTCAGAAAGGACAGGCAGAAGCTCATCGAGGTCACCGCGAATATCGGCACCGGCACCCTGGGGAAATACCAAGGCATCATCAACGCCAGGGTCGACACAATCGATATACCCGAGGGTTTTGCGGTAAGTTTCGGCGGTGAGAGCGAACGGATGGCGGAGGCCTTCCAGGCCCTGTTCGAAGCCCTCTTCATGGCCATTATCCTCACCTACGTGGTGCTGGCGGCGATTCTGGAGTCTTACATCCACCCCCTGACCATCCTGGTGACCGTTCCCCTGGGCCTCATCGGCACAGCGGTGGGGCTGTTCGTGTCGGGGATGAGCATCAATATCTTTTCCCTCATGGCAATGGTCATGCTCGTGGGGATCGTGGTCAACAACGCCATCCTTATCCTCGACTACACCAACGAACTAAGGGAGGGGGGGAAAATCCCGCGGGAGGCCCTGCTGGAAGCGTGTCAGGTGAAGTTTCGCGCCATCGTGATGAGCACCCTGGCCATCGCGTTCGCCATCCTGCCCCAGGCCCTGGGCGGCAAGGATGCGGGATTCCAGGTGGCCATGGCCGTGGTGACCATGGGGGGCGTGCTCTTCTCCGCGGTGTTCACCCTGTTTTTAATACCGGTGGTGTACGAATATATGGATCGTTTTACCGTCCAGGGGAGAAAGAAACGCCCGGCCCGGGCGGAACGGCGTTAATGCCGCGCTTCCGACTATGAAAAACACGCGTAACACAGGAGAGCGGGCATGTCCTCCCGGCGCCTGATCGAGAGCCGAGTCACCAACGACATCGTTTGTCTGGCCCCGGAAAACGCCATGTGGCCCGCACCGGCCAATGTATATGTGGTCACGGAACCCCGGGGGCGGTTCTCCCTCATCGATACGGGCTGCGGCGATACGGAAACAGTCGATCGGCTTACCGAAAGTCTGTCGCGGCTGGATCTCTCTCCCGGGGGGCTTACGACCCTGGTTATCTCCCACGCCCACCCGGACCACATGGGGGCCGCCGGGCGGTTTGTCCGGGCATGTATCAAGGACGGCGCCGATCCTGAGGTACTCATCCACGAGGACGACGCCCTGCAGGCCCAGGAGCCCCGGCGCCTGACGGAATCCTACGATATCGATCTCGCGGTTGAGACCTATGGAGACGTCCCTGAGGTTTCGGACCTGATGCGCTTTTTCGATGATTTCGGATGTCCCATGCGGCGCATCGATCCCACGGGGACGATTCGAGAGGGGGACATCGTCAATCTCGGGAGATACTCCTTCGAGGTCATCCATACGCCGGGCCACTCCCCGGGCCATATCTCTCTTTACGACGCATCGTCGGGCGTGCTCTACGGCGGGGATATCGTGGGGGACATCACGGCGTGGTATACGCCGTCCTCGGGCGGCGTGACCGGGTATCTCGAAAGCCTGGACAAGGTTGAGAAACGCTCACCACGCATCCTGATGCCCTCCCACGGACAAATCCCTGACTCCCCCCAGGGCGTCATCGACAACGTACGCATGCGGCTCCTCGCCAGGGAGAAAAAGGTCCTGGATATCCTCACAGGTGTGCGGCTCTCCCTCAGAGATCTGACGGACAGGATGTTCCAAAACGAGATGGTCAGATTCTTCCCCGGCACGGGCATCACCATGAGCCACGTCCAGCGGCTTGCGGCACAAGAGAGAGTACACGTCACCAACGGCCTGATCTCTCTGCCCTGAAACATATCGCTATCATTTCAA contains these protein-coding regions:
- a CDS encoding TetR/AcrR family transcriptional regulator, which produces MKQETKDRILDVALQLCQKQSFWALKIDDIVRHSHISRATFYNYFKSKDDLIFTLFENELDKIQQDIMSAVNLKDDIRESLKNYLLHSLLSMMEFAQTLNIHLEEIQVLPSIPKKKMDAKKEKDIRIVKDILKRGVDSGDFFIDDLDLTSHMTWIIMTEIGRTAIVENRDAEQVETDINTFLSVLFYGITGASKEQQKRKHYHSQTDSREAHLSYDSGTD
- a CDS encoding efflux RND transporter periplasmic adaptor subunit, producing the protein MNLNYYEIKNSVTGMIKKILSLIKEHKIAAIVLLLVCVFFVARVHGYLNQEEVLSLEKIYERDGYPVETVTVSPGTLEVWKEFSGTIRGERQSELTSSLTTRVLEVHVTEGDEVSEGDLLITLDPDDAAYSAAMGGYRQTKEQYNQAYRDYMRVKELYEAGAVSKQEYEAARTTFEVYRATYDAASELVKITSPMDGTVTEITVSEGDPVSPGDILATVAIIDTVRIESYTSAEKTRLIEPGLPARIVVDMPDGEKTVEGTVESVSLSANRDTGLFEIKVVMNNKEGLLKPGVVTRFDILIFTADDALTVPWDAVISASDDRYVYTVITDHNSDGNENPSLPTAHLQPIILGWETEELVQVQDGLEKGDMVVKRGQNKLVDGSPLNLLDGES
- a CDS encoding efflux RND transporter permease subunit; its protein translation is MKIVEVSVRRPVLTVMLILVFVIIGLYSYRRLTIDLFPKVDLPMITITTKYPGAGPSEVESQVTEKIEDELSTVSNVKTIDSVSMESVSVIYVEFELGADIDIMSIEVKDKVDAILSDLPDDVEAPSIVKFDINALPIMNLSVSGPDTLDNIYNFADNELRDRLNRIDGMASVEIVGGLVREIQVDVSTEALNRYGLTITDLVGLIEVENKDVPLGKLTAGDEEYTLRLMGEFDSVDDLAEATFAMPSGATVRLSDFAVVTDGFAEREDSATFQGQPSVGVILNKRSDANTVKVALEVFDVIDELRPMLPPGYDIGIAMDLSEFIMKSVRDVLINIVLGIIITSLFLYVFLHDIRSTLIASLAMPTSIISTFILMFFADFTLNVISLMALGISIGILATNSIIVLENISRYIEEGHPPEEAAVKGTSEIAIAVIASTLTNVMVFTPIAYMSGIVGQFFKQFGLTVVFATIFSLLVSFTMAPMLATKFLKPSNDNDTDGRRQKESRHFLAIRRWQRRFFALWDERFKKLSSDYRSAVAWCLDHRPHTIGTVIVIFFFSLFLLSLVGGEFTPYSDEGYVSIQVTMPSGTPIEQTEDILTDIEAIVLTHEEVETVFITVGEGNSGVNEGEIIIGLVDLSKRRILTTDFINMIRPELAVIPEAEIAVYEKSQGRSAEAGMTIEVTGTEMDTLSTLAGEVESIVDAIPGLVDVDTSQEDPQPEIRFIPDRDIISDYGITTANIYSVLRASYEGEVASVYREGGEEYDILVRLSEADRKDQDLFENLLIQTPRGLAPLTQFGRVEHTLGESEILRKDRQKLIEVTANIGTGTLGKYQGIINARVDTIDIPEGFAVSFGGESERMAEAFQALFEALFMAIILTYVVLAAILESYIHPLTILVTVPLGLIGTAVGLFVSGMSINIFSLMAMVMLVGIVVNNAILILDYTNELREGGKIPREALLEACQVKFRAIVMSTLAIAFAILPQALGGKDAGFQVAMAVVTMGGVLFSAVFTLFLIPVVYEYMDRFTVQGRKKRPARAERR
- a CDS encoding MBL fold metallo-hydrolase, with the protein product MSSRRLIESRVTNDIVCLAPENAMWPAPANVYVVTEPRGRFSLIDTGCGDTETVDRLTESLSRLDLSPGGLTTLVISHAHPDHMGAAGRFVRACIKDGADPEVLIHEDDALQAQEPRRLTESYDIDLAVETYGDVPEVSDLMRFFDDFGCPMRRIDPTGTIREGDIVNLGRYSFEVIHTPGHSPGHISLYDASSGVLYGGDIVGDITAWYTPSSGGVTGYLESLDKVEKRSPRILMPSHGQIPDSPQGVIDNVRMRLLAREKKVLDILTGVRLSLRDLTDRMFQNEMVRFFPGTGITMSHVQRLAAQERVHVTNGLISLP